TTCTATAACTCTGTTGAAATCTTCTCGAGCTTCCACTGGATTCCAAGCTCCAACATGTGCTCTTCCTCTTCTAAATAATGCTTTTACATTGTCtgaaaaagaatacaaatatttacataGTTTTGCTTAAAATGTAAGCACCAGTACTATAGATATTACAGAGCATTATGAGATTCTCTCATATCCACTATTATTGCTTTAAACCCATTTACCAGTAAGGCATTGCTGTGAAACGTATCCCCTGTTAATCTGTCAAACTGATGACAAGAGGTTTAGCAACACAACTTCGGACTGAAAAAAGACTTAAACaaaatattgattcatttatcaagttaatattttttttatatacagattCCAGCCACACATAAACTATAACCACCTGGATCCCTTTTCAGTACTGTAGAGAGATGTTCTAAAGCAGGGTAGTATTTCTTCAGTTATTAGGGTTTCAGACTTACCCGGATCTCTTTTCAGTACTGTAGAGAGATGTTCTACAGCAGGGTAGTATTCCTGTAGATTTATTTTACACTGagaaaaattaagtaaaaatggtTTTTTCATGTCCTCAAGTTTTTCCCATTCTGTATCACCTGGTTTTTCTCTAAAAGTAACATAAAGCATGGATTTAATGACATAATAAACTATtgcattggttgcaatgaataaCAATGATTTTCTAGGGAAATAAAACTGATATTTCACactgacatcatacaacaataaGCATTGTTAAAACAATGATAATGCCTAAGTCAAAACAAATTATGAATGCAAAGAAAAACGCATTTCCTACTTAAATTGCATAAAAAAGCCCTTCCCCAacgtaataaaaagaataacttgtgaccaaacaacactgataattgaCTCATGTGCTATGTGCATTCATGAATTAATGTATCCCTCactagttgaatatttttctctatttgaattctttgatttatatatgttatagttattctataaatcatgattttttttgtcatccatatttttcatgtttttattcaCATGTTTCTTTCTATTAATTTTTATGGTCTTATGATATAATATATTCTATTGTACTTTAAATCTATTTAATGGGTATAAcgatcaattttttttctattgaaaaaattgtacaaatgatTTTCTATTTTCTAGAAAAAGCTTTTATTGAATCAAGCCAAATCACTCTACATACTTTTTATTTAACTACTTAGCATtgtcgaaggccatacggtgacctatagttgttaatttctgtgttattttggtctcttctggagagttgtcacattggcaatcataccacatcttctttttttcataactctcttatatttttttgataattcaaaCCTCAATCTATTCTTTATACAAGTTTTATACAACTTATAACAATTAAATTACTTTAAAACTTTCTGTTCTAGCAATCCTAAAGCTTCCCCGTATTTTTCAGCAGCCTCGccatattttttttctgcataCAAAGCATTTCCTTCCTCTTTCAGAACTGGTATTCTGTCTGTTCTTTCCTCCTCTGACATGGCCCATGTGTCTTTCTCATAACCATTGGGTGTTTGCacatttaaaatttctaaaaattaaaatgcgattaaatttaataaataattgcTCATTTATTGTTTATGAAGCTTGTTCTGTTCCTAATTTTACTAGATCTAAGGATTACTTCATTCCAGTGTTGTCCTAACTTATGAATTTTGAATAACATTCTGGTATACTGAGAATTGAAATCATGACTTTAATCACTAAAAAtagttgctgtttcattgacatttaCCTTACATCTTCTTTGATtcattaagattatatttgatgGATAGTACATAATGATATATGAACTAATTTCTTatcattttaaaagtaatttcatCAAAACAATGCAATGAACTTAATGATTTACAGATTCTTTTTCCTACAATTAATTATGTCTTTATTACAGCCATGGCTGCTCAGGTTAAGTTTACAAAGTTCAACCAAGGTTtaaatcctggtcacggcaccaaaaTAATGAAGGTTGAGGTTACTACTTTGGTTTGACTGTTAAGATATGTGTTTCATACAAATCACATTGATGTAAATCTTAGTTGTGCACTTGTAAGGTAATGTTACTTGTACAAAAGTTTTGGCAAACCATAGGTAAAGTTAATTACATTAGTAACATGTTGTACATAGTGAACGAATAGCAGCAAATCCCTGACATACCTAATGTAAATTCAAGAGGTTGAGGATTTTTAACAAGATCGTCAAGATCTGGATAACCTAAGCCTTGTTCTGCCATTGCCATCATGCCACAACAATGGCCACCCTCATGATGTTCATGGTTTTTATCCTTCCCGAAGATTCCTCTTAAACTCTTGGATACATGAGGATATCCCATTACATGCTGCAAAATATAagtgattttttattttgattttttaatgccacttaggctatttcgtggtggCCAGTTATTGGTGAAGAAAGccagtgcccagagaaaaccactgaccttctagagaaaaactgacaatcctagtcaattaagattggagatGAGTGCACCTGCATGagggggttcaaactcacaaccccATTGTtaactggctagtgattacagtacaTAATGTAGTAACTACTTGGACCACTCAGTCATCAAGGCCCCCAAAAAATATAAGTGACAAAAATGCTTTAATTTGCTGCTTTCATCTTAAAAACTTTAGCTGTCCTGTTTAAAACAGaatattcaatttcaaataaaaattaaaaacaaataggaCACCGTTTGATATATACACcagtatttttggggccctttatagcttgctgttcagtgagagcaaaggctctgtgttgaaggctgtaccttgcacctataatggtttacttttataaattgttacttggatggaaagttatcacattggcactcataccaaatgttcataccacatctatttacACCTGTACACAaatgataaattttgtaaaaactacCTATAGAGGACCATTATTTGTAAAAACTACCTATAGAGGACCATTATTTGTACAAACTACCTATAGAGGACCATTATTTGTACAAACTACCTATAGAGGACCATTATTTGTAAAAACTACCTATAGAGGACCATTATTTGTAAAAACTACCTATAGAGGACCATTATTTGTAAAAACTACCTATAGAGGACCATTATTTGTAAAAACTACCTATAGAGGACCAttatttgaaatcttttttctttatatcaatCAATTCTGagttgaataaaaattaaatataatttgttaTAGAAATTTGTTTATTACAGAAATTTTCTATGGCTGATATCCATGATATCAATTTTGAGATGGGTGACCTTGAAATGTTTGAATACAAACTCCTATATTGGACTGTGACATCAAAGTGTTTACCTAAAAGTGTCATAGAAAATAGTTTAATTTTAATCAATGGCAAACACGGTTAAAACTggtatatagatatatacataaaCTATCACTAAAACTGTAGAGTTAACACAGGAGAGTTAAGTAGGTTACAGTGACTCACTTTTGTATCTGCAATGAACAACGCCCTTTCTTTATCTCTCATGGTTTTTAGACAGTCTTCCCATACTTCCAGTTTAAACTTTTTACCAATAATCAGTTCCATGGGCTTCTCATGTTTTCTACTGTCATCAATAACAGTCTTCTCGTCATCACATTTTGTGGTTCTGTAGTGAAAGATAATctgaggaaaaaaatataaatattaataaatttatataatatattgcaTATTGATGTGGATTCATTTGGATACAagttttcatggatttcatgggtacaggtgaacccaTGATTTTAAATGGTCAAAGaataacaaaatttatataaggGTGTATGCAGACTtgggcaaaaccacaaaattaaatgtccacgaaaaatacaagttttcatcaatccacgaaaaattgcttatatctgttttatttaaactttggtggataatctcattggcattcataccacatataAATGTCTTCCCAGCATAAAGTTTATCAAAACTAAATAATACGTGTGGTCTTTAAGATGAAGGTTTTagcaaatgtacatgtatcaagaatgatgaaaaatgaaacaataatgaaaattgtATTTGTAGGTCAAGGTCAATTAACATATACAACGTTTATAAATTAATCAACAACAAccgattttctttttttcttggaGATATCTGTTTACAACAAGTGTAAAAACAATTACAATTTCTAcagttacagccgattgcattgagtgtgtagggaaAGGTACATTGTAGAATACTTGATTAGTTTGCTTGTTACAtgtagctgaactgtgaagtcattataaggtaaataaaattgagaaaggaaatggagaatgtgtcaaagcaacaacaacccgaccatagagcagataaagtatacatgtacttctatCGAAGTAGTCTAGTCTTACAGACATATAGATCGGTTTTATGTCGGACTAGTCTAGTCTTAAAGAAGGGTAGGTTACCTACATTTAACCTTATATTGACTTCATGGATCAGCTAAAAGCAagctaaacaaatattttacctttCTCTACACACTTAATGCAATCTACTGTAAATATAaaagtgagaatggaaatgggaaatgtgtcaaagagacaacccccccccccccccccaaaaccatagagcagaaaacatcTTTATTCTTTGGTGTATGACACtgcaagggacataactcttttgGAAAAGTCATCAGCAACCATTAGAGAACTTATCAGAGATATTGCTTATATTCAGCTATGGTAAAATATCTGGCAAGAATTATACCTGTGATAGTGCTAACAAGACCAGACAGACACATGGACAGACGACAGAAAGACACCCAGTATTTCAATGTCTCCCAACATGTGACGATGGGGACAAAATATATGTTAAGGTTTACCTACATGTGAGTTAAGTATATTGTGAACctgaaaaacaactttttttcacGCC
The window above is part of the Mytilus edulis chromosome 6, xbMytEdul2.2, whole genome shotgun sequence genome. Proteins encoded here:
- the LOC139527032 gene encoding AH receptor-interacting protein-like, with product MTDLIAKLYEQGIAKKLLGCGKGDLPEYADGTKIIFHYRTTKCDDEKTVIDDSRKHEKPMELIIGKKFKLEVWEDCLKTMRDKERALFIADTKHVMGYPHVSKSLRGIFGKDKNHEHHEGGHCCGMMAMAEQGLGYPDLDDLVKNPQPLEFTLEILNVQTPNGYEKDTWAMSEEERTDRIPVLKEEGNALYAEKKYGEAAEKYGEALGLLEQKVLKEKPGDTEWEKLEDMKKPFLLNFSQCKINLQEYYPAVEHLSTVLKRDPDNVKALFRRGRAHVGAWNPVEAREDFNRVIELDSTLSGAVKKEIKILDDKQKLKDENDKQKLKGLFS